From Erigeron canadensis isolate Cc75 chromosome 8, C_canadensis_v1, whole genome shotgun sequence, one genomic window encodes:
- the LOC122579399 gene encoding uncharacterized protein LOC122579399: MGKAARDWTQIYAIYGMDDWQTPMFLLIHAIVFSMSSVLFLIYFDSMCLSFAWILPNAFSTSFARFAAGFTGSVTALSAVCLFYAAGNIFYSSVALRWEMAQRMVGAVNDWSNVKTALDVGCGRGILLNAVALQLKKEGSCGRVVGFDRKNTMVSTLRTAGMEGVQKYVTCREGDARTLPFPDDYFDVVVSAGFIHTVGKEFGTKTAAAAAERTRVVGEVVRVLRGGGVGVIWDLIHVPEYVKRLQELRMEDIKVSERVTAYMVSSHIVSFRKPCQHVMGPSEVRLDWRFNNIC, encoded by the exons atggGGAAAGCAGCAAGAGATTGGACACAGATCTACGCGATTTACGGAATGGATGATTGGCAAACACCCATGTTTTTACTAATCCATGCGATTGTGTTTTCGATGTCCtctgttttgtttttaatctaCTTCGATTCGATGTGTTTGAGTTTCGCTTGGATTCTCCCGAATGCTTTCTCAACCAGTTTCGCTAGATTTGCTGCGGGTTTTACGGGCTCGGTTACAGCTCTTTCGGCGGTGTGCCTGTTTTATGCGGCTGGCAATATATTTTACTCTTCGGTCGCGCTACGTTGGGAAATGGCTCAGCGTATGGTTGGAGCTGTAAACGACTGGTCTAATGTTAAAACCGCATTAGATGTAGGTTGTGGTCGCGGTATCCTTCTTAATGCGGTTGCCTTACAATTGAAAAAAGAAGGCAGCTGTGGCCGTGTTGTCGGGTTCGACCGGAAAAACACGATGGTTTCAACGCTTAGGACCGCCGGTATGGAag GTGTACAAAAGTACGTGACATGTCGAGAAGGAGACGCTCGTACGCTACCGTTTCCAGACGATTATTTTGACGTGGTGGTATCAGCCGGTTTTATACATACAGTCGGAAAGGAGTTCGGGACCAAAACCGCGGCTGCGGCGGCGGAACGGACAAGAGTAGTGGGGGAGGTTGTAAGGGTATTGAGAGGGGGTGGTGTTGGGGTGATTTGGGACTTAATTCATGTACCCGAATATGTAAAAAGGTTGCAAGAATTAAGAATGGAAGATATAAAGGTATCCGAACGTGTAACAGCTTACATGGTGAGTAGTCACATTGTGTCATTTCGCAAGCCATGTCAGCATGTTATGGGTCCCAGTGAAGTTAGATTAGATTGGAGATTCAacaatatatgttga